A window from Aerococcus sp. Group 1 encodes these proteins:
- a CDS encoding peptide ABC transporter substrate-binding protein, which produces MKFKKLAVTVLASAALVLSGCGQGQSQNQNVIRRTELQEMTTLDSTRVEDVQSANYIGHMQDPLYWEDENNEVHPALAKEMPEKSEDGLTYTVKMRDDAKWSNGDPVTAHDFVYAVQRLANPETGATYAYLVENFENAEEVLKGDRPVEDLGVKALDDYTIEIKLSRPTPYMEHLLAFTTFSPLNQKYVEEKGDDYGTNSDNVLANGPFKVEDWDGTGLNWKLVKNDDYYNADQVKVDGAEVQVIKEDSTTVNLFENGEVDNALLRGELVRQYSDHPHLEYRPTASTYYIELNQENPLLANKDFREALNYAIDNKEYAEQIKADGSVPLSTLVPNDLVHNPETGEDFTKDAGIEPKYDPEKAKELWEKVQKELPQDSYSIRLLSSDDEGSKQVGEYLQGQIQNNLPGLKVDLITVPGKNRIAQQNAGDFDMAISGWLADYADASNFLDLFTTGHSNNHGNYSNPAYDQLLEKAANEDANDPQARYNDFIEAQRLLAADEATIVLSQKQDAELRNPRVQGITYRPVGNEFDIRTATIDNSANE; this is translated from the coding sequence ATGAAGTTTAAGAAACTCGCTGTGACGGTCCTAGCTTCTGCAGCCTTAGTACTTAGTGGCTGTGGGCAGGGCCAAAGCCAAAACCAGAATGTTATTCGTCGGACTGAATTACAGGAAATGACTACCCTAGACTCTACCCGAGTAGAGGACGTGCAAAGTGCCAATTACATTGGTCACATGCAAGATCCCTTATATTGGGAAGATGAAAATAACGAAGTGCATCCGGCTTTAGCCAAGGAAATGCCAGAAAAGTCTGAAGACGGCTTAACTTACACCGTTAAGATGCGCGATGACGCTAAATGGTCCAATGGAGACCCTGTCACCGCTCACGACTTTGTCTATGCTGTCCAACGCTTAGCCAATCCAGAAACTGGGGCTACCTATGCTTACCTAGTGGAAAACTTCGAAAATGCGGAAGAAGTGTTAAAAGGCGACCGCCCAGTAGAAGATTTAGGTGTAAAAGCCTTAGACGATTACACCATTGAAATCAAATTATCTCGTCCAACCCCATACATGGAACACCTATTAGCCTTCACTACCTTCTCGCCACTTAACCAAAAATATGTGGAAGAAAAAGGTGATGACTACGGAACCAACTCCGATAATGTCTTAGCCAATGGGCCTTTCAAGGTGGAAGACTGGGATGGTACTGGCTTAAATTGGAAATTAGTCAAGAATGATGATTACTACAATGCTGACCAAGTGAAAGTGGATGGTGCTGAAGTCCAAGTCATTAAAGAAGACTCCACTACCGTGAACCTCTTTGAAAATGGGGAAGTGGATAACGCGCTCTTACGTGGTGAATTAGTCCGTCAATATAGTGACCATCCACACCTGGAATACCGTCCAACTGCTTCAACCTACTACATCGAGTTGAACCAAGAAAATCCATTATTAGCCAATAAAGACTTCCGTGAAGCCTTAAACTATGCCATCGATAATAAGGAATACGCTGAACAAATTAAAGCAGACGGTTCCGTCCCACTAAGTACCTTAGTGCCTAATGACTTGGTACACAACCCTGAAACGGGAGAAGATTTCACCAAGGACGCTGGCATTGAACCAAAATATGACCCTGAAAAGGCCAAAGAACTCTGGGAAAAAGTTCAAAAAGAACTGCCACAAGACTCTTACAGCATTCGTTTACTCTCTTCCGATGACGAAGGGTCTAAACAAGTGGGTGAATACCTCCAAGGTCAAATCCAAAATAACCTCCCTGGCTTAAAAGTTGACTTAATCACTGTGCCAGGTAAAAACCGGATTGCCCAACAAAATGCTGGGGACTTTGATATGGCCATTTCTGGCTGGTTGGCTGACTATGCCGATGCTTCCAACTTCCTTGACCTATTCACGACTGGTCACTCGAATAACCATGGCAACTACTCTAACCCAGCCTATGACCAATTATTAGAAAAAGCCGCCAATGAAGATGCTAATGACCCTCAAGCGCGTTACAACGACTTCATTGAAGCACAACGTCTCTTAGCCGCTGATGAAGCAACAATTGTTTTATCCCAAAAACAAGATGCTGAACTCCGCAACCCACGTGTTCAAGGCATCACTTACCGTCCTGTAGGCAATGAATTTGACATCCGTACAGCGACAATTGATAATTCTGCCAATGAATAA
- a CDS encoding peptide ABC transporter substrate-binding protein yields the protein MKVRKLVISLLSLSALALAGCSQNSKANEKIVHLTEAQEISTLDSSTVEDTGSSAYIGHMQDPLYWEDENNNVTPALAKEMPEKSEDGLTYTIKMRDDAKWSNGDPITAHDFVYAVQRLANPETGASYAYLVENFENAEEVLKGDRPVEDLGVKALDDHTVEIKLSKPTPYMEHLLAFTNFSPLNKKFVEEKGDAYGSNSDNVLASGPFKVEDWDGTGLNWKLVKNPDYYNADKVKIDGADVQVIKEISTRVNLFENGEVDNTTLSGELVRQYKDNPNLKFKPKASISYIGVNHKNPLLANKDFRLALDYALDNKEYTDQILATGSTPISTFVPKGLVKNPETGEDFVDEANIEPKVDVKKAQELWEKAKAAVPQDSYQLRILSSDDEGSKRVGEYFQGQLENNLPGLKVDLITVPGKNRIAAQRSGDFDLVLSGWLGDYADASNFLDLFKTGNPNNDGKYSNPKYDELLNKAANQDANDPQARYNDFLEAQKLLAEDEAVIVLNQGVTAELRNPRVKGATYRAVGNEFDYRTATIDNSAAEK from the coding sequence ATGAAGGTAAGAAAATTAGTTATAAGTTTATTGTCCCTCTCAGCTCTTGCTTTAGCGGGCTGTAGTCAAAATAGTAAGGCTAATGAGAAGATCGTTCACCTCACCGAGGCTCAGGAAATCTCCACCCTAGACTCGTCCACGGTTGAAGATACAGGGAGCTCTGCCTATATTGGCCACATGCAAGACCCCTTGTACTGGGAAGATGAAAATAATAATGTCACTCCAGCCTTAGCTAAGGAAATGCCAGAGAAGTCTGAAGATGGTTTAACTTACACCATTAAGATGCGTGATGACGCTAAATGGTCCAATGGAGACCCCATTACCGCCCATGACTTTGTTTACGCGGTCCAACGTTTAGCCAACCCAGAAACCGGGGCTTCTTATGCTTACTTGGTTGAAAACTTCGAAAATGCTGAGGAAGTTCTTAAGGGCGACCGCCCAGTGGAAGACTTAGGGGTTAAGGCCTTAGATGACCACACTGTAGAAATTAAGTTATCCAAGCCAACCCCATATATGGAACATCTGCTGGCCTTCACTAATTTCTCACCATTGAACAAGAAATTTGTCGAAGAAAAGGGCGATGCTTACGGTAGCAACTCCGACAATGTCCTCGCCAGTGGTCCTTTCAAGGTGGAAGACTGGGATGGCACTGGGCTAAACTGGAAATTAGTCAAGAACCCAGACTACTACAATGCTGACAAGGTTAAAATCGATGGCGCTGATGTTCAAGTCATTAAGGAAATCTCCACTCGAGTTAACTTATTCGAAAATGGTGAGGTTGATAATACAACCTTGTCCGGTGAGTTAGTCCGCCAATACAAGGATAATCCTAACCTGAAATTCAAACCTAAGGCCTCAATTTCCTACATCGGTGTCAACCACAAGAACCCACTATTGGCTAATAAGGACTTCCGTCTGGCTCTTGACTACGCCTTGGATAATAAAGAATATACTGACCAAATCTTGGCAACCGGGTCGACCCCAATTTCAACCTTTGTGCCTAAGGGCTTAGTCAAGAACCCAGAAACCGGGGAAGACTTTGTCGATGAGGCAAATATCGAACCAAAAGTTGATGTTAAAAAGGCCCAAGAACTCTGGGAAAAGGCTAAGGCTGCTGTCCCACAAGATTCTTATCAACTACGCATCTTGTCTTCTGACGATGAAGGGTCCAAACGTGTGGGTGAATACTTCCAAGGACAATTAGAAAATAATTTACCTGGCCTCAAAGTAGACTTGATTACTGTTCCTGGTAAGAACCGGATTGCTGCCCAAAGATCAGGCGACTTCGACCTTGTGCTCTCTGGTTGGTTGGGAGACTATGCTGATGCTTCTAATTTCCTTGACCTCTTCAAGACTGGAAATCCAAATAATGACGGTAAGTATTCCAATCCAAAATATGATGAATTGTTAAATAAGGCAGCTAACCAAGATGCCAATGATCCACAAGCCCGCTACAATGACTTCTTAGAAGCTCAAAAGCTTCTTGCTGAAGATGAAGCAGTCATTGTCCTCAACCAAGGGGTAACCGCTGAATTACGTAACCCACGTGTCAAAGGGGCGACCTACCGTGCCGTTGGTAATGAATTTGACTACCGTACCGCTACAATTGATAATTCAGCCGCTGAAAAATAA
- a CDS encoding Sapep family Mn(2+)-dependent dipeptidase produces the protein MVKIDYSQYVDALIKDIQNLVQIPSVRDLDQASEEAPYGPAIAQAVEWLEEKAQADGFQTENHQGHVLTIEPKNNGQGQRVEIACHLDVVDVAEGWEDDPFSGKIVDNRLYGRGSDDMKRADMLVYYALKIIRDYHIPLKNQLVWVYGTDEECNMDDMKYFRQLAPEPSFAFTPDGDFPLSIGEKGALTWTISGQWPADSLVHSLKGGEGANVVASFCQIALKANNPEAAETYCRAKGWPAKVVSDSELVVIQVKGKAAHSSVPELGANAIVRALDIAANAYGDHYASQLLDCIGSSDGSGLGIDSATEKMGALTFNLGTLVLDGKGAYQMEVDIRYPDVWTSDQLYDQVKTHFPEAQFETTFDVPWTLVDAKRPAIQTLLNQFEEVFPSEDQAPAVSGGVTYSKFIPNCVGFGAAMADDPTVAHQANEWIDLGNLADLLRLYTQVIIELGQMEDL, from the coding sequence ATGGTAAAAATAGACTATTCACAATATGTTGACGCATTAATAAAAGATATTCAAAACTTAGTCCAAATTCCTTCGGTCAGAGATTTGGACCAGGCCAGTGAAGAGGCACCCTATGGTCCTGCCATTGCTCAAGCGGTGGAGTGGTTAGAAGAAAAGGCCCAGGCAGATGGCTTTCAGACGGAAAACCACCAGGGGCATGTCCTAACCATTGAACCTAAAAATAATGGCCAAGGCCAGCGGGTAGAAATTGCCTGTCACTTAGATGTGGTGGATGTGGCTGAGGGCTGGGAGGATGATCCTTTCTCTGGTAAAATTGTGGATAACCGTCTTTACGGGCGGGGTAGTGATGATATGAAACGGGCGGACATGCTGGTTTACTATGCCTTAAAGATTATCCGTGACTATCATATTCCGCTCAAAAATCAATTGGTATGGGTTTACGGGACGGATGAAGAATGTAATATGGATGATATGAAATATTTCCGCCAACTGGCTCCTGAGCCGAGCTTTGCCTTTACCCCTGATGGGGATTTTCCCTTGTCTATTGGGGAAAAGGGGGCGCTTACTTGGACCATTAGCGGACAATGGCCAGCAGATTCTTTGGTCCATAGCCTAAAGGGCGGAGAAGGAGCTAATGTGGTGGCTTCTTTCTGCCAAATAGCCCTTAAGGCCAATAATCCTGAAGCGGCTGAAACTTATTGCCGAGCCAAGGGCTGGCCTGCTAAAGTGGTTAGTGATAGTGAATTAGTTGTCATCCAAGTCAAAGGCAAGGCGGCCCATTCTTCGGTACCTGAATTAGGGGCCAATGCCATTGTCCGGGCCTTAGACATTGCAGCTAATGCCTACGGCGACCACTACGCTAGCCAGCTTCTTGACTGCATTGGGTCAAGTGATGGCTCTGGCTTAGGGATTGACTCAGCAACAGAAAAAATGGGGGCTTTAACCTTTAACTTAGGAACCTTAGTTCTTGATGGCAAGGGGGCTTACCAGATGGAAGTCGATATTCGCTACCCTGATGTCTGGACCAGTGACCAGCTCTATGATCAAGTTAAGACTCATTTTCCAGAAGCTCAGTTTGAGACCACTTTTGATGTGCCGTGGACCTTGGTCGATGCTAAGCGACCAGCTATTCAGACTCTGCTCAATCAATTTGAAGAAGTCTTCCCTTCTGAAGACCAAGCCCCAGCCGTCAGTGGTGGGGTGACTTACAGTAAATTTATCCCTAATTGTGTGGGCTTTGGGGCAGCTATGGCTGATGATCCTACGGTTGCCCACCAAGCCAATGAATGGATTGATTTAGGCAATTTAGCAGACTTGCTCCGGCTTTACACCCAAGTCATTATTGAATTAGGACAAATGGAAGACTTATAA
- a CDS encoding Xaa-Pro peptidase family protein yields MTSNSYQRLDILQDNLKSQGISRLIISDPYAISYYYNIEFDPNERIWLMIAQADQEPVLIANELFVFEEPDKGQVVWIKDGDSIVEAFEKTQVFKALEEGANVGVDKHLIAGWLLPLMEAYPSFNWLLTSDIVDQQRAIKSEEEMAAMREVSAITDRTMKRVIEEVIPYGYSEIEACEQLKKIFVEEGANQGLSFEPIIAYGPNGADPHHVPDHSKPELGDSVVIDIGCRHNYYCSDMTRTVYYGQPAKEALEIHQIVEEAQARGIEAAKVGQDLAEVDLAGRNHIDQAGYGPYFTHRIGHFIGRECHEKGDVSKVNQTPIQAGNIFSVEPGIYLTGNTAVRIEDLVIAHDDGPEVINHYPREAQIVEPK; encoded by the coding sequence ATGACTAGCAATAGCTACCAACGTTTAGATATTTTACAAGATAATCTCAAATCCCAAGGCATTAGTCGCCTAATAATTAGTGACCCCTACGCCATTTCTTACTACTACAATATTGAATTCGATCCCAATGAAAGAATCTGGTTAATGATCGCCCAGGCTGACCAAGAGCCGGTTTTAATTGCTAATGAACTCTTTGTCTTTGAAGAACCCGATAAGGGGCAGGTGGTTTGGATTAAAGACGGCGATAGTATCGTTGAAGCCTTTGAAAAAACCCAGGTATTCAAGGCCCTAGAAGAAGGTGCAAACGTTGGTGTCGATAAACATCTGATTGCAGGCTGGTTATTGCCCTTAATGGAAGCCTACCCAAGCTTTAACTGGTTACTGACCAGTGATATCGTTGACCAACAACGGGCCATCAAATCGGAAGAGGAAATGGCAGCCATGCGGGAAGTCTCTGCCATCACCGACCGGACGATGAAGCGGGTGATTGAAGAAGTGATTCCTTATGGCTATAGTGAGATTGAGGCTTGCGAACAATTGAAGAAAATCTTTGTCGAAGAAGGAGCCAACCAAGGCCTCAGCTTTGAGCCGATCATTGCCTATGGGCCTAACGGAGCCGATCCCCACCATGTGCCTGACCACTCTAAACCAGAGCTGGGGGACTCCGTAGTCATAGACATCGGCTGCCGCCATAACTATTACTGTTCTGATATGACCCGGACGGTTTATTATGGCCAACCTGCTAAGGAAGCGCTAGAAATCCACCAAATTGTTGAAGAAGCCCAAGCTCGGGGGATTGAAGCAGCTAAAGTGGGACAAGACTTGGCCGAAGTTGATCTAGCGGGACGAAACCATATCGACCAAGCCGGATACGGCCCTTACTTTACCCACCGGATTGGCCACTTCATCGGCCGAGAATGTCATGAAAAAGGTGACGTTTCAAAAGTCAACCAGACCCCTATCCAGGCGGGCAATATCTTCTCGGTAGAGCCAGGTATCTACCTGACCGGTAATACCGCAGTCAGAATCGAAGACTTAGTGATCGCCCATGATGATGGCCCTGAAGTCATCAACCACTACCCTCGTGAGGCACAAATTGTTGAACCCAAATAA